In Argonema galeatum A003/A1, the DNA window GGCACAGTCGGCAACGGCAGTGGCTTGAGGGACACCTATACCCAAGACGCCGCGAGAGGTACAAGCCGCACCTGGGCCAATGCCTACCAATACTCCCGCTGCCCCAGCTTTCATTAAGCTTAGGGTGACTTCGTAGGTGACGCAATTGCCCAAAATTACTGGTATGGGCATTTCTCGACAGAACTGGGCCAAATCTAGTGGCGTTACTGACTCTGGCGAGAGGTAAGCGGTGGAAACTACTGTCGCTTGCACAAAAAATAAATCTGCACCAGCTTTGGCGACGACTGAACCGTATTTAGTTGCGCCTGCGGGGGTGGCACTTACGGCGGCTATGCCACCTTGACTTTTGATTTCCTGGATGCGCTGTTCGATGAGTTCCGGTTTGATCGGTTCTGCATAAAGTTCCTGCATCAGGGCGACGAACTCGTCTTTACCGACTGATGCGATCCGTTCTAAAATCGGTTCGGGGTCAGCGTAGCGGGTTTGGATACCCTCTAGGTTGAGGACGCCTAAAGCTCCTAGTTGTGATAGGAGGACTGCCATGCGGACATCGACTACACCGTCCATCGCGCTGGCAATAATAGGAATTTCTCGCTCTATGCCGCCTATGCGCCAGCGAGTGTCTGCCAAACTGGGATCTAAGGTTCTAGTCCCAGGGACTAGGGCAATTTCATCAATTCCGTAAGCTCTGCGAGCGGTTTTGCCGCGCCCAATTTGAATTTCCACGCTCGTACTCGTTCCCAAGACTATTTAAGCTAGGGTATCAAATTGTAACGGGTATGTGATTTGGTGAGGGTAGGTGTTTGGGATTTTTTTAGATGGGGCGGGAAAAGAGCGATCGCATCCTAAACTAGCAGATGGTGAGGTGCGATCGCTTTTTTGCCTCAATTCGGTTACTTGTCTTCCCGATTTTCATCCTCTTTATTTTGGTCATTGTTGCTCATCAGGTACAGGTAGAGGAGGATGGCTGCACCTACTGCAATACCCAAAGGCTGCGAATAGGTAAAAAGCCCAACTACTATACCTGTGATTTCCACGGCTTTTAGGAAGCAATCAACGTCTTTCATGGTTCGTTTTGGCTGTAATTCATCTGTTTACAGTTTTGGTCAACGGACTCTCATATATTGGTAGTGAGAAAAATCTCAGTTTTATGAGAATTGGTTTCTATGAATCAAAAACAAGTAAGAGAAACTTTAGACAAACTACCTAGTAAGCGAAAACAGGTACTTCTAAGACTCTTGGAAGGCGAAAGCAAGATAAAAATTGCTTGTGAGCTTTGCGAAGGTAGCGAAGGTGCTGTACAGCAACATCTGAGACAGCTTTATAAGAATTTTCGTATTGAGGGAGACGAGGAACGCAAGTTACCTTCACTAATTGCTCTATTTGTCAATACCAAAGAAGAGTTGTTGGGCGGAAAGTTTGAAAGGTC includes these proteins:
- a CDS encoding GuaB3 family IMP dehydrogenase-related protein; the protein is MEIQIGRGKTARRAYGIDEIALVPGTRTLDPSLADTRWRIGGIEREIPIIASAMDGVVDVRMAVLLSQLGALGVLNLEGIQTRYADPEPILERIASVGKDEFVALMQELYAEPIKPELIEQRIQEIKSQGGIAAVSATPAGATKYGSVVAKAGADLFFVQATVVSTAYLSPESVTPLDLAQFCREMPIPVILGNCVTYEVTLSLMKAGAAGVLVGIGPGAACTSRGVLGIGVPQATAVADCAAARDDYFQETGNYVPVIADGGLITGGDICKCIACGADGVMIGSPFARAKEAPGRGYHWGMATPSPVLPRGTRIRVGTTGTLEQILRGPAALDDGTHNLLGALKTSMGTLGSKDIKEMQQVEVAIAPSLLTEGKVYQKAQQLGMGK